In Dama dama isolate Ldn47 chromosome 20, ASM3311817v1, whole genome shotgun sequence, a single window of DNA contains:
- the PTPN22 gene encoding tyrosine-protein phosphatase non-receptor type 22 isoform X2, whose translation MITSDEDSSYINANFIKGVYGPKTYIATQGPLPTTVLDFWRMIWEYSILIIVMACMEFEMGKKKCERYWAEPGDTQLQLGPFSISCEAENRKSDYTIRTLKAKFNSETRTIYQFHYKNWPDHDVPSSIDPILELIWDVRCYQDDNSVPICIHCSAGCGRTGVLCAIDYTWMLLKDGIIPENFSVFSLIQEMRTQRPSLVQTQQQYELVYNAVLELFTRQMDVIRDKHSGTEIQAKDSVFEQNPNLKAKPYSPNLPKSTIKEAKVMNQQSKGRIRVKSAEASSFDLRTSEINEKEGLVMHPAKQSSSLEVLELNCGCNKNADTTMEWETKVFPIAGKPLQKHQSLDLSSILFGAYPKSKPVNAAGRYSNLKVPILRTKSTPFELMQQRDSKELDIKGNFYLESQPHNSCLDQPQKVMYVSSAELNISPSHDSKHQTCNPANAKQHDSGAFNEHSYMSLVEDPYFSSLSPSSAHSKMSFDLPQKQDGSVLPCSSLSKSSTTLFPYNNSHDSLTLTTLTSFPPPLNQETAVVATSPRIDDEIPPPLPERTPESFIVVEEAELPQGVPKSSSSPVKVKTGTSLECSGTSESKKSDDLSVKPQSPKSDLQQDRSSSPPPPLPERTLESFLLADEDCTQAQSVETCSTSCPNTMENSTSSKQTLKPPGKNFTRSKSLKILRNVKKSICNSSPPNKPAETAQSSNSSSFLNFGFANRFSKPKGPRKPPSTWKI comes from the exons ATGATAACCTCTGATGAGGATTCCAGCTACATCAATGCCAACTTCATTAAG GGAGTTTATGGACCCAAGACTTATATTGCCACCCAGGGACCTTTGCCTACAACTGTCCTGGACTTCTGGAGGATGATTTGGGAATACAGCATCCTG ATCATTGTTATGGCATGCATGGAGTTTGAAATGGGAAAG AAAAAATGTGAGCGCTACTGGGCTGAACCAGGAGACACGCAACTGCAACTTGGTCCTTTCTCCATTTCCTGT GAGGctgaaaatagaaaatctgattATACAATCAGGACTCTAAAAGCCAAGTTCAATAGT GAAACTCGAACCATCTATCAGTTCCATTATAAGAATTGGCCAGACCATGATGTGCCTTCATCTATAGACCCTATTCTTGAGCTCATTTGGGATGTGCGTTGTTACCAAGACGATAACAGTGTTCCCATATGCATTCACTGCAG CGCTGGTTGTGGAAGGACTGGTGTTCTCTGTGCTATTGATTACACGTGGATGTTGCTAAAAGATGGG ATAATTCCTGAGAACTTCAGTGTTTTTAGTTTGATCCAGGAAATGCGAACACAGAGGCCTTCATTAGTTCAAACTCAG CAACAGTATGAGCTGGTCTACAATGCGGTATTAGAACTATTTACGAGACAGATGGATGTTATCAGGGATAAACACTCTGGAACAGAG ATTCAAGCAAAGGATTCAGTTTTTGAGCAAAATCCCAACCTAAAAGCAAAACCTTATTCTCCTAACTTACCAAAAAG taCCATAAAAGAAGCAAAAGTGATGAACCAACAGAGCAAAGGAAGGATAAGGGTGAAAAGTGCAGAAGCTTCTTCCTTTGACCTCAGGActtctgaaataaatgaaaaggaagggTTAGTCATGCACCCTGCTAAACAGAGCAGTTCTTTAGAGGTTTTGGAACTGAACTGTGGTTGTAACAAAAATGCTGACACAACCATGGAATGGGAGACAAAGGTGTTCCCAATAGCTGGGAAGCCTCTTCAGAAGCATCAAAGTTTGGACTTGAGTTCCATTTTGTTTGGAGCATATCCTAAGTCTAAACCTGTAAATGCAGCAGGAAGATATTCTAATTTAAAGGTGCCAATACTGCGGACCAAATCAACTCCCTTTGAATTGATGCAACAGAGAgacagcaaagagttggacataaagggAAATTTTTATTTGGAATCTCAACCACACAATTCTTGTCTTGATCAGCCTCAAAAAGTGATGTATGTTTCTTCAGCAGAACTGAATATTTCGCCATCACATGACTCTAAGCATCAAACGTGCAATCCTGCTAATGCAAAGCAGCATGACTCTGGTGCTTTTAATGAGCATTCTTATATGTCTTTAGTAGAAGATCCTTATTTTTCATCATTGTCTCCAAGTAGTGCTCATTCTAAGATGTCTTTTGATTTACCTCAGAAGCAAGATGGAAGTGTTTTACCTTGTTCTTCACTGTCAAAATCCTCTACAACCCTCTTTCCTTATAACAATTCAcatgattctttaacactgaCTACTCTGACCAGTTTTCCCCCACCACTGAACCAAGAGACAGCAGTAGTag CAACTTCTCCGAGGATAGACGATGAAATCCCTCCTCCACTTCCTGAACGGACACCTGAATCTTTTATTGTAGTAGAGGAAGCTG AACTCCCACAGGGTGTTCCCAAATCTTCATCTTCACCTGTGAAGGTAAAAACTGGAACGTCACTAGAATGTAGTGGAACATCTGAATCAAAGAAATCTGACGATTTG agtgtAAAACCCCAGAGTCCAAAATCAG ATCTACAACAAGATCGTTCTTCTTCCCCACCACCTCCACTGCCAGAAAGAACCTTAGAGTCCTTCCTTCTTGCTGATGAAGATT GTACACAGGCTCAATCTGTAGAGACTTGTTCTACTAGCTGTCCTAACACCATGGAAAATTCAACATCTTCAAAACAGACACTGAAACCTCCTGGAAAGAATTTTACAAGGAGTAAG